A genomic stretch from Petrimonas mucosa includes:
- a CDS encoding shikimate dehydrogenase family protein, with protein sequence MVRTYGLIGFPLKHSFSAKFFTEKFAREGIDAEYLNFEIEDILQLREVILFNQHLYGLNVTIPYKEKVIPFLDRITPEAERIGAVNTIKIEREPRNMYFYRLTGYNTDYIGFKNSIEPLIRPELHRKALILGTGGASKAVRAVFDEMHIGWKEVSRTAAAGRFTYGELDEAILREYTIIVNCSPVGTFPDVEVCPQVPYHLLTPAHLLYDLVYNPAETLFLKKGREQGATVKNGAEMLELQALAAWEIWGSK encoded by the coding sequence ATGGTACGCACCTACGGACTGATCGGCTTTCCCTTAAAACACTCCTTCTCGGCGAAGTTCTTTACTGAAAAATTCGCACGCGAAGGCATCGATGCGGAATATCTCAACTTCGAGATCGAAGATATCCTGCAGTTACGTGAAGTGATTCTCTTCAACCAGCACCTGTACGGACTCAACGTCACCATCCCCTACAAGGAGAAGGTGATCCCTTTTCTCGACAGGATAACACCCGAAGCGGAACGGATTGGTGCTGTAAATACCATCAAGATTGAGCGTGAGCCCAGAAACATGTACTTCTACCGCCTCACCGGATATAATACCGACTATATCGGATTCAAGAATTCGATAGAGCCGCTGATCCGCCCGGAACTTCACAGGAAAGCGCTCATACTGGGAACGGGAGGCGCATCGAAAGCAGTGAGAGCGGTCTTCGACGAGATGCATATCGGCTGGAAAGAGGTATCGCGAACGGCAGCAGCCGGCAGGTTTACCTACGGTGAACTGGACGAGGCGATCTTGCGCGAATACACGATCATTGTAAACTGTTCCCCGGTAGGCACCTTTCCAGATGTGGAGGTGTGCCCCCAAGTACCCTACCATCTCCTTACCCCCGCTCACCTGCTCTACGACCTGGTCTACAACCCGGCCGAGACCCTCTTTCTAAAAAAGGGGAGGGAACAGGGCGCCACCGTCAAGAACGGCGCCGAGATGCTGGAGTTGCAGGCACTTGCAGCCTGGGAGATCTGGGGTAGCAAGTAA
- the ubiE gene encoding bifunctional demethylmenaquinone methyltransferase/2-methoxy-6-polyprenyl-1,4-benzoquinol methylase UbiE — protein sequence MAYNVEKVQPYQTEASKREQVEAMFNRIAPNYDKLNRLLSLGIDNYWRRESIGALKPYHPRLILDVATGTGDFAILANEILDPERIVGIDISDGMMAVGREKVKRKGMEQTITFEQQDSAALSFPEASFDAVTAAFGVRNFENIDKSFGEILRVLKPGGVFLFLELTTPEKTPMKELFSLYSKYVMPLLSNSVATEQRAYRYLPESIAAFPQGREMMLILKKNGFRNIRLRRFTLGIATLYIAEK from the coding sequence ATGGCCTATAACGTAGAAAAAGTTCAGCCCTACCAAACCGAAGCATCCAAGAGGGAGCAGGTGGAAGCCATGTTCAACCGGATTGCACCCAATTACGACAAACTGAACCGGTTGCTCTCGCTGGGTATCGACAACTACTGGCGCAGGGAGTCGATCGGTGCATTGAAACCCTACCACCCCAGGCTGATCCTCGACGTGGCCACCGGAACGGGCGACTTCGCCATCCTGGCAAACGAGATACTGGATCCGGAGCGGATCGTAGGCATCGACATCTCCGACGGGATGATGGCCGTTGGCAGGGAGAAGGTGAAACGGAAGGGGATGGAGCAGACCATCACCTTCGAACAGCAGGATTCTGCCGCCCTCTCCTTTCCCGAAGCATCGTTCGATGCAGTAACCGCCGCCTTCGGCGTCCGCAACTTCGAGAATATCGATAAAAGTTTCGGCGAGATCCTGCGGGTACTCAAACCGGGGGGGGTGTTCCTGTTTCTCGAACTGACCACGCCCGAAAAAACCCCGATGAAGGAGCTCTTCTCCCTCTATTCGAAATATGTGATGCCGCTTCTTTCCAACAGCGTGGCAACCGAGCAGCGGGCCTATCGCTACCTGCCCGAGTCGATTGCCGCCTTTCCGCAAGGCAGGGAGATGATGCTGATCCTGAAGAAGAACGGCTTCCGGAACATCCGGTTAAGACGGTTTACGCTGGGAATTGCAACACTCTACATCGCGGAAAAATAA
- a CDS encoding phosphoribosylaminoimidazolesuccinocarboxamide synthase — protein MPNALTTTNYNFPEQTSVYHGKVRDVYSIGQDRLVMIATDRISAFDVVLPKGIPYKGQVLNQIASKFLDATADIVPNWKIASPDPMVTVGIRCEPFKVEMVIRGYITGSAWREYQKGARTLCGVTLPEGLRENQKFEKPLITPTTKADEGHDENISKEEIIARGVVSREDYEQLEQYTYALFQRGTEMAAKKGLILVDTKYEFGKKDGKIYLIDEIHTPDSSRYFYSEGYEERFERGEEQKQLSKEFVRKWLMENGFQGREGEKVPEMSEAYCNTVSERYIELFEKITGEKFVKADTTGLEARIERNILDFLTK, from the coding sequence ATGCCAAACGCCCTTACAACAACCAATTACAACTTCCCCGAACAAACCAGTGTTTACCACGGAAAGGTCCGTGATGTATACAGCATCGGCCAGGACAGGCTGGTGATGATTGCCACCGACAGGATCTCGGCATTCGACGTCGTACTGCCCAAGGGAATTCCCTATAAGGGACAGGTTCTCAATCAGATTGCCTCAAAGTTTCTCGATGCAACCGCCGACATCGTCCCCAACTGGAAAATTGCATCGCCCGACCCGATGGTTACCGTTGGCATTCGGTGCGAGCCGTTCAAGGTGGAGATGGTCATCAGGGGCTATATCACCGGAAGCGCATGGCGTGAATACCAGAAAGGAGCTCGAACGCTGTGCGGGGTAACGCTACCCGAGGGGTTGCGTGAAAACCAGAAATTCGAAAAGCCGCTGATTACACCGACAACCAAAGCCGATGAGGGGCACGACGAAAACATCTCGAAAGAGGAGATCATTGCCCGTGGAGTGGTCAGCCGGGAAGATTACGAACAGCTGGAACAGTACACATACGCCCTATTTCAGCGCGGTACCGAGATGGCTGCAAAGAAAGGGTTGATCCTGGTCGATACCAAATATGAATTCGGGAAAAAAGATGGCAAGATCTACCTGATCGACGAGATCCATACCCCAGACTCCTCCCGCTATTTCTACAGCGAGGGCTACGAAGAGCGGTTCGAGAGAGGCGAGGAACAGAAGCAGCTATCGAAGGAGTTTGTCAGAAAATGGCTGATGGAGAATGGATTTCAAGGTCGTGAAGGAGAGAAGGTTCCCGAAATGAGTGAAGCGTACTGCAACACTGTTTCTGAAAGGTATATCGAGCTCTTTGAAAAGATCACCGGCGAGAAGTTCGTCAAGGCAGACACAACCGGTCTGGAGGCCCGGATTGAACGGAACATCCTCGATTTCCTGACGAAATAG
- a CDS encoding PhoH family protein, with protein MIERIVILENVDPVVFFGINNSNVQLLKTLFPKLRIVARGNVIKVIGDENELNTFEEKVHELEKFSIEMNLLKEEDILDIVKGKAPTVVNQDNLIIHGLNGKPILARTANQKKLVDAFGTNDLVFAIGPAGSGKTYTAIALAVRALKTKQVRKIILSRPAVEAGEKLGFLPGDMKEKIDPYLQPLYDALEDMIPPLKLKEYIENKIIQIAPLAFMRGRTLNDAIIILDEAQNTTKQQIKMFLTRLGLNGKMIVTGDVTQIDLPTSQQSGLTHSMNLLKGIKGISTVEFNKKDIVRHKLVQRIVEAYEKEVPEHQYGNEKKR; from the coding sequence ATGATAGAACGCATCGTCATCCTCGAAAATGTGGATCCGGTTGTATTTTTCGGGATTAACAACAGCAACGTACAACTGCTGAAAACGCTATTCCCGAAACTTCGTATCGTAGCCCGCGGCAATGTAATCAAAGTGATCGGCGACGAAAATGAACTGAACACATTCGAAGAGAAGGTGCACGAGTTGGAGAAGTTCAGCATCGAAATGAACCTGCTGAAGGAGGAGGATATCCTGGATATCGTGAAGGGAAAGGCTCCAACGGTTGTAAACCAGGACAACCTGATCATCCACGGGTTGAACGGCAAGCCGATCCTGGCCCGGACAGCCAACCAGAAGAAACTGGTGGACGCATTCGGCACGAATGATCTGGTCTTCGCCATCGGCCCCGCCGGCTCGGGAAAGACATACACAGCCATAGCGCTGGCAGTAAGAGCTTTAAAAACCAAACAGGTAAGAAAGATCATCCTCAGTCGCCCTGCCGTTGAAGCAGGTGAAAAGCTCGGATTTCTCCCTGGCGACATGAAGGAGAAGATCGATCCCTATCTTCAACCCCTTTACGATGCACTGGAGGATATGATTCCCCCCTTGAAACTCAAGGAGTATATCGAAAACAAGATTATCCAGATCGCACCGCTCGCCTTTATGCGCGGACGCACACTGAACGATGCGATAATCATCCTCGACGAGGCGCAAAACACCACCAAACAGCAGATCAAGATGTTTCTTACCCGGCTGGGACTGAACGGGAAGATGATCGTCACCGGCGACGTGACGCAGATCGACCTGCCCACCTCCCAGCAGTCGGGCCTGACCCACTCGATGAACCTGCTGAAGGGGATCAAGGGGATCTCCACGGTAGAGTTTAACAAAAAAGATATCGTACGCCACAAGCTGGTTCAACGGATTGTGGAGGCATACGAGAAGGAGGTGCCGGAGCATCAATACGGCAATGAGAAAAAGAGATAA
- a CDS encoding amidophosphoribosyltransferase: MTDIIKHECGIAMIRLLKPLDYYQKKYGTWQYGLDKLYLLMEKQHNRGQEGAGLGAVKLEASPGNEFIFRERAQGSGAISEIFGKVHDSFRDFTPQQLQDIDFVKHSVPFAAELFIGHLRYSTTGKSGITYVHPLLRRNNWASRNLALAGNFNMTNVDEMFEQLLSEGQHPRDYADTFVMLETLGHYLDREVQYQYDKIDKTGLSGPEISRLIEEKLDIPFLLKRASKLWDGGYALCGLIGCGDTFTLRDPWGIRSAFYYHDDEVAVVASERPVIQTAFNLKKDDIRELQPGEAFIVKRNGTIMNRQILEPKEKITPCSFERIYFSRGSDYDIYRERKRLGELLVPKIVETIGNDFDNTVFSFIPNTAEVAYFGMLEGLEKRFNQNKAIELLEKRDELTAEEVEKILSKRVRSEKVAIKDIKLRTFIAQGKSRNDLAAHVYDITYGSLKRGKDTLVIIDDSIVRGTTLKQSIIKILDRLDPKKIVIVSSSPQIRYPDCYGIDMSRMSEFIAFKAAINLLEERGMQHIIQDVYEKCVAQSRKKKEEMVNYVKEIYAPFTEEEISDKIAEMLTDKDIKAEVKIVFQSIEDLHKACPNNTGDWYFSGNYPTPGGNRLVNNAFINYVEGQENRVYQYSLNFSNGTK, from the coding sequence ATGACTGACATCATCAAGCACGAGTGCGGTATCGCCATGATCCGCCTCTTGAAACCCCTCGACTATTATCAAAAAAAATATGGAACGTGGCAGTATGGCCTCGACAAGCTCTATCTGCTGATGGAGAAACAGCACAACCGGGGACAGGAAGGTGCAGGCCTGGGTGCGGTAAAGCTGGAAGCGTCTCCCGGCAACGAATTCATTTTCAGGGAGAGGGCACAGGGGTCAGGAGCCATCTCGGAGATCTTCGGGAAGGTGCACGATTCGTTCAGAGATTTCACTCCCCAACAACTTCAGGATATCGACTTTGTAAAACATTCGGTGCCGTTTGCAGCTGAGTTGTTTATCGGCCACCTGCGATACAGCACCACCGGGAAAAGCGGCATCACCTATGTCCATCCGCTGCTTCGGCGCAACAACTGGGCTTCTCGCAACCTGGCGCTGGCTGGAAATTTCAACATGACCAACGTGGACGAGATGTTCGAGCAGCTGCTCTCCGAGGGGCAGCATCCACGCGATTACGCCGACACCTTCGTGATGCTGGAGACCCTTGGCCACTATCTCGACCGGGAAGTGCAGTACCAGTATGACAAGATCGACAAAACAGGATTGAGCGGCCCGGAGATTAGTCGCCTTATCGAGGAGAAGCTGGACATACCATTTCTGCTGAAGCGGGCCAGTAAGTTATGGGATGGCGGGTATGCCCTTTGTGGACTGATTGGCTGTGGCGACACCTTTACCTTGCGAGATCCGTGGGGAATCCGTTCGGCATTCTACTATCACGACGATGAGGTTGCAGTGGTGGCATCTGAACGGCCCGTCATCCAGACGGCATTCAACCTGAAAAAAGATGATATCCGTGAACTACAGCCCGGTGAAGCCTTTATCGTGAAGCGGAACGGCACCATAATGAACCGGCAGATCTTGGAACCAAAAGAAAAAATAACCCCCTGCTCCTTTGAGCGGATCTATTTCTCGCGGGGGTCTGATTACGATATCTACCGCGAGAGGAAGAGACTGGGCGAACTTCTTGTGCCCAAAATTGTTGAGACAATAGGGAATGATTTCGACAACACCGTCTTCTCGTTTATCCCCAACACGGCCGAGGTGGCCTACTTCGGCATGCTGGAAGGGTTGGAAAAGCGCTTCAATCAGAACAAGGCGATCGAGCTGCTCGAGAAACGGGATGAGTTGACTGCCGAGGAGGTGGAGAAGATACTCTCCAAAAGGGTACGATCGGAAAAGGTGGCGATCAAGGATATCAAGCTGCGCACATTCATCGCGCAGGGCAAATCGAGGAACGACCTGGCAGCCCACGTTTACGACATTACTTACGGATCGTTGAAGCGGGGAAAGGACACGCTGGTGATTATCGACGACAGCATCGTGCGGGGAACAACCTTGAAACAGAGCATTATCAAGATTCTCGACAGGCTGGATCCAAAAAAGATAGTCATTGTCTCCTCTTCGCCGCAGATTCGCTATCCCGACTGCTACGGTATCGACATGTCGCGCATGAGTGAATTCATCGCATTCAAAGCGGCGATCAATCTGCTGGAAGAGCGGGGCATGCAGCACATCATCCAGGATGTATATGAGAAGTGCGTTGCCCAGAGCCGGAAGAAGAAGGAGGAGATGGTCAATTACGTGAAAGAGATCTATGCACCCTTTACTGAAGAGGAGATCTCGGACAAGATTGCCGAGATGCTGACCGACAAGGATATCAAGGCGGAGGTGAAGATCGTGTTCCAGTCGATCGAAGATCTGCATAAGGCGTGTCCCAATAATACGGGCGACTGGTACTTCTCGGGCAACTACCCCACTCCGGGCGGCAACAGACTGGTGAACAATGCATTTATCAACTATGTAGAAGGGCAGGAGAACAGGGTGTATCAATATTCGTTGAACTTTTCAAACGGCACTAAATGA
- the dgt gene encoding dGTP triphosphohydrolase encodes MNWERLLSSVRFGMEAYRSEKRHDRTEYQRDYDRLIFSSPFRRLQNKTQVFPLPGSVFVHNRLTHSLEVSSVGRSLGENTARALRKRYPDSPAHFEEMGAIVSAACLAHDLGNPPFGHSGEKAISTFFSEGRGSVLREQVEREGGRWSDFTCFEGNANAVRLLMHQFKGRRKGGFALTYSTLASIVKYPYSSQLSGGKNKFGFFASEEADYRSIADELGIPCLNDAPVRYARHPLVYLVEAADDICYQIMDIEDAHKLRLISTDKAKDLFLDFFEGEKRQRRFDNLNFVSDLNEQIAYLRSSVIGLLVNECSEAFMKHEEAILSGEFNGTLIKSISENAQQAYRQCSDFAVANIYSSKDVLDIELAGYRIIGFLLEKLSDAIQNPTHTYSQLLLGRIPEQYEPEADDLYSRIQAIVDYVSGMTDIYALDLYRKITGMGLPAI; translated from the coding sequence ATGAATTGGGAACGATTGTTGTCTTCGGTACGTTTCGGAATGGAGGCCTACCGATCCGAAAAAAGACACGACAGGACGGAATATCAGCGTGACTATGACCGGTTGATCTTTTCGTCGCCCTTCCGGCGATTGCAGAACAAAACACAGGTCTTTCCGCTGCCCGGGAGTGTTTTTGTGCATAACAGGCTGACACACAGTCTTGAGGTCTCTAGTGTCGGGCGCTCGCTGGGGGAGAATACCGCTCGGGCGCTCCGTAAAAGATATCCCGATTCACCGGCCCATTTCGAAGAGATGGGAGCCATTGTCTCTGCTGCCTGCCTGGCTCACGATCTGGGCAATCCCCCATTCGGACACTCGGGAGAGAAGGCGATCTCCACCTTTTTCTCAGAGGGGAGAGGATCGGTGCTGCGGGAGCAGGTGGAGCGGGAAGGGGGCAGATGGAGCGATTTTACCTGTTTCGAGGGGAATGCCAATGCTGTCCGGCTGTTGATGCATCAGTTCAAGGGGCGTCGCAAGGGCGGCTTTGCATTGACCTATTCTACCCTAGCATCCATAGTGAAGTATCCCTATTCGTCGCAGTTGAGCGGAGGTAAAAACAAGTTCGGTTTTTTTGCTTCGGAAGAGGCCGATTACCGGTCGATAGCAGATGAGCTGGGAATACCCTGCCTCAATGATGCACCGGTCAGGTATGCGCGCCACCCGCTGGTCTATCTGGTTGAGGCGGCCGATGATATCTGTTACCAGATCATGGATATTGAAGATGCCCACAAGTTGCGACTGATCTCTACCGATAAGGCGAAAGATCTTTTTCTCGATTTCTTTGAAGGGGAGAAGCGGCAACGGAGATTCGACAACCTCAATTTCGTGAGCGATCTCAACGAGCAGATCGCCTATCTGCGTTCTAGTGTTATCGGATTGCTGGTAAACGAATGTTCAGAAGCCTTTATGAAGCATGAAGAGGCGATCCTGTCGGGCGAATTCAATGGAACCTTGATAAAAAGTATCTCCGAAAACGCGCAACAGGCATACCGGCAATGTTCCGACTTTGCAGTCGCCAATATCTACTCTTCGAAAGATGTCTTGGATATTGAACTGGCCGGATACCGGATCATCGGTTTTCTGCTTGAAAAGCTCTCCGATGCCATACAGAATCCCACGCACACCTATTCCCAATTGCTACTGGGGAGGATCCCCGAGCAATATGAGCCAGAAGCGGACGATCTCTACTCCCGGATACAGGCGATCGTTGATTATGTATCGGGAATGACAGATATCTATGCGCTCGATCTCTACCGGAAGATAACCGGAATGGGATTGCCAGCAATCTGA
- a CDS encoding GYF domain-containing protein, giving the protein MNRYFYIDSEGKQKGTFTPEELKSENIKKETLVWTQGMSEWTRAADIPELSLLFEESRDFYSPQPVTPPAVRPGYGSAPSPQQPMPKSWLIESILATILPFLLCSCIFSLLGIIGIVNASKVESLYLRGDYAGSLEASNQAEKWTKIAMWIGIAWVILWIVAVILIIAFGVSMSGITDVFSGSGYEI; this is encoded by the coding sequence ATGAACCGTTACTTTTACATTGACAGCGAAGGAAAACAGAAAGGCACGTTCACTCCGGAGGAGTTGAAGAGTGAAAATATCAAAAAGGAGACGCTGGTGTGGACGCAGGGAATGAGCGAATGGACACGTGCTGCGGATATACCCGAACTGAGTCTGCTGTTTGAAGAGAGTAGGGATTTCTATTCGCCGCAACCGGTGACACCGCCAGCGGTGAGGCCCGGTTACGGATCCGCCCCGTCGCCGCAACAGCCGATGCCCAAGTCCTGGCTGATCGAGTCGATCTTGGCAACCATCCTTCCGTTTCTGCTCTGCAGCTGTATCTTCAGTCTATTGGGGATTATCGGGATTGTGAATGCTTCGAAAGTGGAATCCCTTTATCTCCGCGGTGACTATGCCGGTTCGCTGGAGGCCTCCAATCAGGCGGAAAAATGGACAAAGATTGCCATGTGGATCGGGATTGCCTGGGTGATTCTCTGGATTGTTGCCGTCATCCTCATTATCGCTTTTGGTGTGTCGATGTCCGGCATAACCGATGTGTTCAGTGGATCGGGATACGAAATTTAA
- a CDS encoding DUF2752 domain-containing protein, whose product MCSVDRDTKFNPVIGAVVSLLLAAAAFLLYRFDPEEAAVFPRCLFLVVTGYECPGCGTQRALHHLFHLELSSAFSENGLILFLLPYLLLGGYLAFFNGNRRFPGLARLLFGKRAAIIVVSLILLYWVARNL is encoded by the coding sequence ATGTGTTCAGTGGATCGGGATACGAAATTTAATCCGGTTATTGGAGCTGTCGTTAGCCTGCTGCTGGCGGCAGCCGCTTTTCTGCTCTACCGTTTCGACCCGGAGGAGGCGGCGGTTTTTCCCCGCTGCCTTTTCCTGGTGGTCACCGGATATGAGTGTCCCGGGTGTGGCACGCAACGTGCGCTACATCATCTCTTTCACCTGGAACTGAGCAGTGCATTTTCGGAAAATGGGCTGATTCTCTTCCTCCTACCCTATCTGTTGCTCGGTGGTTACCTGGCCTTTTTCAACGGCAATAGACGGTTTCCCGGGTTGGCGAGACTCCTTTTCGGTAAACGGGCCGCGATCATTGTGGTTTCTCTCATCCTGCTCTATTGGGTGGCCAGGAACCTGTAG
- the uvrA gene encoding excinuclease ABC subunit UvrA: MSNEKQIELKGVRVNNLKNIDVVIPRNRFTVITGLSGSGKSSLAFDTLYAEGQRRYVESLSAYARQFLGRMNKPECDFIKGIPPAIAIEQKVNTRNPRSTVGTSTEIYEYLRLLYARIGKTISPVSGNEVKKHTVSDVIAKMLEYREGTRMAVLSPIQLRNGRTLPEQLDILMKEGFSRVDVGDTFYRIDEVLAQEKMPDVRDILLVIDRLSCSGDKSVINRLSDSVETAFIEGRGECIIRFWTQEGIESFTFSNRFEADGITFEEPSELMFNFNSPVGACPKCEGFGKVIGIDENLVIPDKSLSVQEECVQCWKGEKMGEWKREFVFNAYKADFPIHRPYFELSDEEKDILWNGRHDLGIYGINDFFQMLEENLYKIQYRVMLARYRGKTSCPVCKGARLKKEAVYVKMGGKSINELVLMPITELKLFFDDLVLDETDAAIAQRLLTEINNRIRFLIDVGLGYLTLNRLSNTLSGGESQRINLASSLGSSLVGSLYILDEPSIGLHSRDTHLLIKVLRQLQQLGNTVVVVEHDEEIIRAADYIIDIGPEAGRNGGRIMYQGNLSELEKKSNSYTVKYLTGEEKIEVPKQRRRWNSYIEVKGARQNNLKNIDVKFPLHVMTVVTGVSGSGKSSLVNDVLSNALHNHYKGTALEQAEFNSLSGDLKLVSSVEFVDQNPIGRSTRSNPVTYIKAYDEIRKLFASQPLAKQMGYTPAHFSFNVEGGRCDECKGEGTITVEMQFMADIRLECESCHGKRFSAEVLDVEYKGLNIHDVLEMTVNQAIEFFGAQKGTTEKKITKRLQPLQDVGLGYIKLGQSSSTLSGGENQRVKLAYYLGEEKSSPTLFIFDEPTTGLHFHDIKTLLKAFNALIERGHTVIIIEHNMDVIKCADHIIDIGPEGGKAGGYIVCEGTPEQVAMCKESHTGRFLKEKLS; the protein is encoded by the coding sequence ATGAGCAACGAAAAACAGATAGAACTCAAGGGGGTGCGAGTCAACAACCTCAAAAACATCGATGTGGTTATCCCCCGGAACAGGTTCACCGTCATCACGGGTCTCTCCGGATCCGGAAAATCATCCCTGGCATTCGATACGTTATATGCCGAAGGTCAACGCAGGTATGTGGAGAGCCTTTCGGCCTATGCCCGCCAGTTTCTCGGCCGGATGAACAAACCAGAGTGCGACTTTATCAAAGGAATTCCACCTGCCATTGCCATCGAGCAGAAGGTGAATACCCGAAATCCCCGTTCGACGGTTGGCACATCCACCGAGATTTATGAATACCTCCGGTTGCTTTATGCCCGGATAGGGAAAACCATCTCGCCCGTTTCCGGCAATGAGGTGAAAAAACATACCGTCAGCGATGTGATCGCCAAGATGCTGGAGTACCGGGAAGGTACACGGATGGCCGTACTGTCACCCATCCAGTTGCGAAACGGAAGAACATTGCCCGAGCAACTGGATATCCTGATGAAGGAGGGTTTTTCGAGGGTCGATGTGGGCGACACCTTTTACCGGATCGACGAAGTACTGGCTCAGGAGAAAATGCCGGATGTACGGGATATCCTGCTGGTTATCGACCGGTTATCCTGTTCGGGCGACAAGTCGGTCATCAACCGGCTCTCCGACTCGGTGGAGACGGCCTTTATCGAGGGAAGAGGCGAATGCATCATCCGGTTCTGGACTCAGGAGGGGATTGAAAGCTTCACCTTCTCAAACCGTTTCGAGGCAGACGGCATCACCTTCGAAGAGCCGTCGGAGCTGATGTTCAACTTCAACAGTCCCGTGGGAGCCTGCCCCAAATGCGAGGGGTTCGGGAAAGTGATCGGTATCGACGAGAACCTGGTTATTCCCGACAAAAGCCTTTCGGTTCAGGAAGAGTGCGTTCAATGCTGGAAGGGAGAAAAGATGGGCGAGTGGAAGAGAGAGTTTGTATTCAACGCCTATAAAGCCGATTTTCCCATCCATCGTCCATACTTCGAACTGAGCGATGAAGAGAAAGATATTTTGTGGAACGGGCGGCACGACCTCGGTATCTACGGGATCAACGATTTTTTCCAGATGCTGGAGGAGAACCTCTACAAGATCCAGTACCGGGTGATGCTGGCACGATATCGGGGAAAGACCAGCTGCCCCGTCTGCAAGGGTGCCCGGTTGAAAAAGGAGGCTGTATACGTGAAGATGGGAGGCAAGAGCATCAACGAACTGGTTCTTATGCCCATCACGGAGTTGAAGCTCTTCTTCGACGACCTTGTGCTCGACGAGACCGACGCAGCCATCGCCCAACGGCTGCTCACCGAGATCAACAACCGGATCCGCTTCCTGATCGATGTCGGGCTGGGATATCTGACGTTGAACCGTTTATCCAACACCCTTTCGGGCGGTGAGAGTCAGCGGATCAACCTCGCGTCATCGCTGGGCAGCAGCCTGGTGGGCTCGCTCTACATCCTGGATGAACCGAGCATCGGACTCCATTCGCGCGACACCCACCTGCTGATCAAGGTCTTGCGGCAGTTGCAGCAACTGGGCAATACTGTTGTCGTGGTTGAACACGATGAGGAAATTATCCGGGCGGCCGACTACATCATCGACATCGGTCCCGAAGCAGGACGAAACGGCGGAAGGATCATGTATCAGGGCAACCTCTCCGAGCTCGAGAAAAAAAGCAACAGTTACACCGTGAAGTACCTGACTGGCGAAGAGAAGATCGAGGTGCCGAAGCAGCGCCGGAGGTGGAACAGCTACATCGAGGTGAAGGGTGCCCGGCAGAATAACCTGAAGAATATCGACGTGAAGTTCCCGCTGCATGTCATGACCGTGGTCACGGGTGTCAGCGGTTCGGGAAAATCGTCGCTGGTGAATGATGTGCTGAGCAACGCCTTGCACAACCACTACAAGGGGACTGCATTGGAACAGGCCGAATTCAACTCCCTTTCCGGCGATCTGAAGCTGGTCAGCTCGGTGGAGTTTGTCGACCAGAACCCGATCGGAAGATCCACCCGCTCCAACCCGGTTACCTACATCAAGGCGTACGACGAGATCCGCAAGCTCTTCGCCTCCCAGCCGCTTGCCAAGCAGATGGGATACACCCCGGCACATTTTTCCTTCAATGTGGAAGGCGGCAGATGCGACGAGTGCAAAGGCGAAGGCACCATTACCGTGGAGATGCAGTTTATGGCCGATATTCGTCTGGAATGCGAGTCGTGTCACGGCAAACGTTTTTCAGCCGAGGTCCTGGATGTGGAGTACAAGGGGCTCAATATCCACGATGTGCTGGAGATGACCGTCAATCAGGCCATCGAGTTTTTTGGAGCACAGAAGGGAACCACCGAAAAGAAGATCACCAAAAGATTACAACCGCTGCAGGACGTCGGGCTCGGATACATCAAGCTGGGGCAATCTTCATCGACACTGTCGGGCGGAGAAAACCAGCGGGTGAAGCTGGCCTACTACCTGGGTGAGGAGAAGTCGTCTCCCACTCTCTTCATTTTTGACGAGCCGACCACCGGACTCCATTTTCACGACATCAAAACGCTGCTGAAGGCGTTCAATGCACTTATCGAACGGGGACATACGGTCATCATCATCGAACACAACATGGATGTGATCAAGTGTGCCGACCATATCATCGACATTGGCCCTGAAGGGGGGAAAGCGGGCGGTTACATCGTATGTGAAGGAACACCTGAGCAGGTGGCGATGTGCAAGGAGTCGCACACCGGCAGGTTCCTGAAGGAGAAGCTGAGCTGA